CCATCTGCTATTCGAAATCTAATCGATAGTAGGGTTGATTTGGAGTTGAAGCACCAATACTTGACGCATAAATCCAGTCCTTACCCTCCAACTGTGCAAAGTCTTCTGCCTTCCCTGTTAGGATAATGCCTGCAAATTCTAACTTATCAATCTCTTCTTGTTTAGAGAAGTCCGTTTTACCAAATTTGTCCAAGAAAGTTTTGACATCTGTGACGAGTGCGTATTCCCCTAAATAATGATTATACTGTTCAGCCATTTTTTTCATAGGTGTTAAAGGATTCCATGCAGCTACTTCTGTTGGTAATTCAGCATCTGGTTCATAAACCTTTATAGCCTCTCCTTGAAAACCAAACAACTGATCAATGCGAAAATCAGCTGTGTTCTCCTTAGAAGCTGTTCCAATCCAGTACCAATTCTTTTTCAAATTTTGAGGAAGCATGGTCTGCAAGTCTCCAAAACTATATTTTTTATCAAAAGTGATGGCTACTTCTACTAGCTGATTGGGCATGTCTTTCACTAAAGAAAGTTCTTGACTTGGAACCCTTGCAAAGTCATCTGTGTCAACTTTCTCCGTATTATAGAAGAGAGGGAGTTTTGACCAGGTTTGACGATCATAGGCAATTTCTCCCTTATAAGAAGGTCCATCCTGAGAAAAATTCAAATACGTTCCCAACCAATCATAGTGGTATTCATAGTCCCCAAAGGCAACTGGAACTCCTGCCAAGTCTTTGTGGCGATCTGCATGGACAGCTCCAGCAAATAGAGAGGTCGCTTTATAATAGTAGGTTGAGTATTCAATGTTTGGATAGGCAACTTGTGACAATAATTCGTGTTCTTGATAGATTTTTTCACCATTATTGGCAGTCAAAATCTGCAAGGTCTTCAAGGTCGCCCCCGTTATCAGCAAGAGCCCTAATATAGATAGACCAACCGTTTTCCATAAGTGTTTTTTCTTACTTTTCTTTGTTGCAATTTCAAAAGTTTTCATATTCATACCCTTTCTCTTTTAAGTTTTTTGCTAGAAGTTTTCGACCGCGGTAAAGATTGATTTTCACCAAACTCTGACTATATCCTAAGATATGGGCAATCTCTTTGACACTCATATCCTGAAAATAATAAAGGTCAATGACATGCTGATACTTGGATGGTAAGTCTGCGACCGCCTGATAGAGTTCGTCATAGCCTTCTTGGTCATAAACCAAAACCTTTTCGCTGGCAAAAAATTCCCTTTGTAGAATTTCATGATAGTGCTTGTCCCTCCTGTATTTGTCGATGTAGGCTCTAACTGCCGAACGATAAAGCCAGGCTCGTAATTTGTCAAAAGGAAGGACAAGTTCTGCTTCTAAGATTTTCACCAGTACATCCTGGGCTATATCCTGACTATCTGCAAATGTGGCGCCTGATTTTTGCAGGTAGTAGGAAATCTCCTCGGCAATACCGATGACTTCTTTTTCATATTCATCTAATTTGATGCTCATCTCCTCCTTTCACTAATATAACGAATGGAATTCTATTTGGTTACACATTTTTTTAAAATATTATATCCCTTACCGTATTAAAAAAGCAACCTCCGAAGAAGTTGCTTAATAAAATTAACCAGAATTTCGTAAACCTGTCGCCACACCGTTGATGGTGATGTGGATGAGGTTTTCTTGTTCCTTACTGAGTTCTCCACGACGAAGGCGGTTAATCAGTTCAATCTGAATATAGTTGAGGACGTTGAAATATGGCATACGGTAGTCTAGACTGGCCTTGAGGAAAGGAAGTTCTGCCAGTAGCGCATCATTTTGCTCAATAGACAGGATAACATCCTTGGTCAACTGCCATTCATCTAAAATAATATGGAAGATATTTCTTACTTCCTCGCTCTCGCACATTTTCGCATACTCAAAGGCGATGTTCATGTTGGATTTGGACAGAACCATGTCCACATTCGATAGGAGTGAACGGAAGAATGGCCAGCTTTCATACATTTTCTGTAATTTTGCTAAGTTGGCTGGGTCCTTGTCAATAAAGCGTTTAAAGCTGGAGCCTACTCCGTACCAACCAGGAAGCATGACGCGGTTTTGCGACCATGAGAATACCCAAGGAATGGCACGAAGTCCACCGATTTCTGTAATGGTTTTACGAGCTGCTGGACGAGAACCGATATTTAGACTAGATACCTCACGAATTGGACTTGCTGCAAAGAAGTAATCGTAGAAATGAGGATTGTTAAAGACTAAGTCACGATAGATCGAGTAGCTATCCGCCACAATGGCGTCCATGGTTTCACGGTAACCATCAATCTCATTTGGATTGGTAATCATTTGGGTAATCATGCGGTCAAGAGTTGCTGATACCAGCATTTCCAAATTGTAGTAAGCAGCATCCTTGTTACCGTACTTGTTACCAATCACTTCCCCCTGTTCTGTCAGACGAAGGCGGTCTTTGATGGAACCAAATGGTTGTGAAGTAATGGCATCATAGGATGGACCGCCACCACGACCAACGGTACCACCACGACCATGGAAGAAGGTAATATGAACACCAAATTCTTGACCGATTTGTGTCAATTCATTCTGAGCCTTGTAGAGTGTCCAACCAGATGAGAGATAGCCTCCATCCTTATTGGAATCCGAGTAGCCTAGCATGATTTCTTGATAATATTTATTGCCCGCAATCCAACGTTTAGCCAAATCAAGTTGCAGGTATTGGCGCATGGTTGCTGAAGCATTGTCTAAGTCCTCGATGGTTTCAAAGAGTGGAACAATCTGCACACGCGCCTTGTCCATATCGACCAAGCCAACTTCTTTCAAGAGCACGGCGAGTTCTAACAAGTCAGACACACTCTCAGAATGAGAGATAATGTGTTGTTTGATGATCTCCTCACCAAGTTTGTCTTTCAATTCACGGGCTGCTGCAAAAATAGCCAATTCTTTTTGCAATTGCTCCGACTTAGGAACATGGGTAGCAGAAAGAATACGCGGATCTGTTTCCAACTGTTTCAAGAGAACATGGCATTTGGCTTCCTCAGACAAACTAGAGTAATTTTCGACAATGCGGGCTGAAGCCAAGAGTTCTGCTACACTTGCCTCGTGAATAGAAGAGTCCTGACGCATATCAATACTTGCCAGGTAGAAACCAAAGGCCTCCACTGCTTCCAGCAATTCTGTAAAATCACCCTTGATCAAGGCGTTTGCCTTATTGTCAATCAAGGACTGTTTAATAGCAAGCAAGTCTTCTTTGAATTCAGTGACATTGGCGTAGCGAACATCCGAAGGCTTATTATCCACCAAATAATCGCGCGTATTGGCCAATTTCATCTGAATATAATGAAAGGCACGACGGTAAGGTTCATGTTCACGGTAGACAGAACTGTCTTCAGATTTCTCAGCCAGCATTTTGACTGCTGTTGATACCTTGACAATAGAAGTAGACAGAGAGAAATTACGGTAGAGTTTATGGAGTTGCTCATCGTAGTAATTCATGATGACTTGACACTGGGTCAAGGCTGACAATTTCAGTGTTTCTGCCGTTACAAATGGATTGCCATCTCGGTCACCACCGATCCACATGCCCATGGTAATGGGGCGAGGATTGTTGAGCTCAATGCCTTTTTCTGCAGCCAAGCGCTTGTACTCACCTTGTAACTTGGTTACGGCCTTGATAAAGGAAGAATTATAGTATTCCATAACGTTGGTGATTTCGTTGGTTACCTTCAACTTCTTCTCGCGAATCATATCCGTTTGCATGATGATTTCAATGTAGCAACGAAGTTGGTCTTCCCACTTAGTTTTGTTCAGCAAGCCCATTTTCACATCACGGTAGCGACGAAGCAACTCATGGATATGTTTGGTCAAGTCCAACATAGATTGACGTTGCACCTGGGTTGGATGGGCTGTCAAAACGGGTACAACATTGAGTTTTTCCAAAATTTCTGCCGCATTTTCCTGCTTGGCCACCATGTCAATAGTCGTTGAGATTTTCCCAAGATAATCTTGGTCGATATTATTCTGGTGGTTGATTTCATAGGCCAAATCCACATCTTCTGAAATGTTAATCAGCAAAGGAAGGACAGCGAAGTAACGAGAAATGACTGCTAATTCTTCGTTATTTAATTGACCAATAATCGCAATCAAGGACTGGTAATCATCCTCACGAGAAAGCTGGGACAATTCAATAATCTTATTGAAGGTTTCCTGGGGCATCATCTGAGCCGCCACTTCTTCAAGGATAGTCGTTAAAATCGCAATTTCTTCTTGAATGGTTTCTTTGTTGTTATAGTTTTCTAGTTTTTGGATAGACATTTCTACTCTCTTTCCTTATTTAGCCGATTGTCCGTTCAATCTCTTCTTCAATCAATTTACGCTTCTCGTTGGCATCGATATTGAGGACAAAGGCAATGCCAATCGAAATAATGAGTAGGCTAGACCCTCCTTGCGATAGGAAGGGGAAGGTCACTCCCGTCGCAGGAATAATACCTGCAATTCCACCAATGTTGACAAAGGTCTGAATGAGGAGCATTCCTGCCACACCCAAGGCCATCATGGAATTAAATGGACTGCGGGCACGAACACCTACAATGATAATGCGAATGATGAGGAAGAAAAGCAGGGCCAAAATCAAGCTAGCACCCACAAATCCCAACTCTTCAATCACAATGGAAAACACAAAGTCTGTCTGCGCTTCTGGTAGATATCCCTTTTTCTCAATGGAGTTCCCCAAACCGCGACCCAACCAGCCACCATTACTCATGGCATAGAAGGAATGGGTCAACTGCAACCCTGCCCCCGTGGCATTGCCAAAAGGGTCAAAAAAGGCTGCGAAACGACGGGCGATATAGCCAAACAGAGGAATTTTCTCAACTGTTTCCACACCAAGAACAAAGATTGTTCCCAGAACAAAGCCTGACACTGCAACGATACTCAAAACCGCTGTCAAAAACCAACGATAAGCAATACCACTGACACTAATCATAATCACCATAATCAAGACGACAATGGTTGCATTTCCCAAGTCAGGCAAGGTTGCCACCATAGCTAACAAGAGGAGGCTGACCACACGCCAATCGGTAAATTCCCTAGGGATCCAGCTCCCCTGTATTAGAGCCTGGTAGTCATAGGTCCGAATATCAGCCTGCTGTTTGGCAAATTCGTGAGCCAAATACCAGATGATAATCAACTTGAGGTATTCGGCAGGCTGTAAATTACCAGCTCCAGGTAAGGGAATCCAACCGTGGGCCCCATTGATGGGCGGAAACAATCGAGAAATGGCTAAGAGAAACACCTCGAATAAAATAACTGAGTAAATGACAGCCTTCCTTCTCAAAAAGCTTAATTTCATACGGTAAATCGTATAGATAGCAAAGAGGCTGACACCCCAGAACAGCGATTGGTTAATGACTGTTCTAAAAGGATCCCTCCCATTGATAATTTGCGTGGCACTGGTTGTTGAATAGACGATTATCAACCCTATCACAGATAAAATTAGATAGGGAATGAGAATGGAATAGTTCAATAACTGCCGTTTGTCAATCTTCATTTATAATCCAACCTTCTTTCGAGTACTGGGTTCTATTATAGCATACTTTACTATAAATTACCCAGTAGGGTCTATAAAGTAAAGACATCTTTCGGAAATCTACCTTAGCACAAAAAAGAGGGGACCTCCCCTCCTTCCATTATTCAAATGTTTCAAGATAAAATTCAATCTTATCGCCAGCAGCTAGTTTCAGCTCTTCTGCCCCCTTGTCTGCCATTTGATTATTGATTTTATACATCCAGTAGGTATTAGTACTTGGATTTTGACTAACACCATCAATAGCTGTTACCATGCCATTATCTTCTTCTACTTGATGGTAGTCCTCTAAAACATCCATGACACTATCGCCCTGCTCAGCCTGCACTTCCTGGCTAGCTGTTTTACCGTCTTTGGTAATTTGCAAAGTGACTGTTATCTTGGTTTCAGCTTGTTCTACAGGATTTGCCTGACACGCAGCTAGAACCATTGTCATAAGAAATGTAACAATAAGAAATATTCGTTTCATTTATAAAATCTCCTAAAAATGTAGTCAATAATGGGATAGAACAAGAACGTCGAAATCGCATGAAGGCTATCAAAGAATAAACCATTGAACCAGAAGATAAGAGGTGACAAACCAAATTGCCAAGCAGACAAGATACTAATAATCAGGCCATAAACATAGACCAATAGAGCAGCTAGCATTGACTGTGGCCAGATAGACAATCGCTCCTTGTGCACCAAAGGCCTCACCAAGCACCACCAAAGCAGCTGAACTAGACCGAAGCTAAGCACTTGCCACAGGACTACCGGTCCAAAACCAAAGAGAAGCCCACTTCCAACCATAGTTAAGGTCATAACCAGCCAAGCATCCATCAAGCCCATAAAAGAAAGACTAACAAGGAATATTGCTGTCAAGGGTTTAATATTTGGAAAAGCACCAAAAACAATCCGTAGCACGATGGTTAAGGAAGATAATAGCACTACTCTACTCAAGCGTTTCACTGTATCATGATATTTACCCATATAGCTTTAGACTACCCTATTATAGCTCATCTGTCAATAGTATCTACCTCACATCCTCTTTTCAATATTATTTTTTTGATTTTTTTTACTATTTAAGATAAAATAATAGGGATGAGAAAGAAAATAAATCCAATGGTTGTTATTGGTTTTTTCCTATCTTTTTTTATTCTAATTTCCATAACTGGTGTTCTGGGAAATACTGCCAATAAGAAAGAAACCGTAACAACCCAATCAAGTACAACTGCTAGCTCCAGCTCGAAAAAATCAGGAACAAAGCCTAGCTATCATATCACCAATGCCCTTGAAATGAAACCAATCATTGACGTTTCAGCCTGGCAAAGACCATCCGAGATTGATTACGACACACTAAGCCAGAATATTTCTGGTGCTATCGTCCGTATTCAGAGTGGTTCACATACCAAGAGTGAAAATACAGCCACTGACAAGAATGGACTAGATAAGTCTTTTGCAACCCATATCAAAGAGTTTCAAGCTCGCAATATCCCAGTTGCAGTCTATGCCTATGTAACAGGTAACAGCATTGAAAATATGAAGGAAGAGGCCCGTAGTTTCTATAAGGCTGCCAACCAATACAACCCTACTTTTTATTGGTTAGACGTAGAAGAATACACCATGAATGATATGAATGCTGGTGTAGAAGCCTTCCGCAAGGAGTTGGAAACCCTAGGTGCTAAGAATATCGGTATCTATATCGGGACCTATTTCATGGAGGACCATAGTATCAATGTTGATAAATTTGATGCCATCTGGATACCAACTTACGGGGACGACTCTGGCTACTACAATGCTGCTCCAAATACTGATCTCGACTACGACTTACACCAATATACATCTCGAGGTTATGTCAATGGCTTTGCCCATCATTTAGACCTCAACCTTATCACAACCCTAAAAGATCCTAATGAAGTATATCAAAAACTATTTACAACCCCATAATAAAATGATATACTATTACTAATTTCATATACACAAAGGAGTGCTTCGGCTGAGATCGCTTTTGCGAAATCCTCGAACCTGATCTAGTTAGAACTAGCGTAGGGATTGTGTGCTTTATAGACGGTTACTCTGTCCACTATAAACACTCCTTTGTCCACTAAACAAAGGAGTATTTTTATGTTTCCATCCAAAATGCGTGTGTTAGCTGAAGTAGCTATTTTCTCTGCCATTGCCCTGGTCTTTGACAAGTTCCCTCTCTTTACCATGCCCCAAGGTGGTTCAGTTTCTCTGGTCATGTTACCCATCCTACTCCTTTCTCTTCGCCACGGTTGGCAAATTGGCTTGGTAACCGGTGGAATTGTAGGAACCATTCAACTCTTCTATGGTGGTTACTTTTTAAATATCTTCCAAGTTTTTCTGGACTATGCGCTCTCCTATGCTGGAATTGGTTTAGCAGGATTATTGGCACCGCTTCTCACTAAACATAAGGACCTCAGACAAGCTGCCCTCATCATCAGCCTTTCTGGTTTACTTGGTGGTAGCATTCGACTACTTGCTACCTTCCTATCTGGTATCATCTTCTATGCTGACTACGCTACACCTGGTATGCCTGTCTGGCTCTATTCCTTTACCTATAATATCAGCTATATTCTCCCTTCAACTATCATCGCTTGTATCCTACTCATTCTACTCTATAAAGCAAGACCAAATTTTTACACTCTTTAATCAAAACAGCCTGTCAATTTTTCCTGACAGGCTTTCTTTTTAAACTTTTTACTGGTCTTTATGCTATAATGGGAACGTTATAAATAGATATGGAGGATATTATGACTGCTTGGATTTCAAGAATAATCAAAGGTATGATTATCGCCCTTGGTTTTATTTTACCTGGTGTTTCTGGGGGAGTACTGGCTGCTATCTTGGGAATATATGAACGACTGATTGGATTTTTGGCAAATATTCGCAAGGATTTTAAGGAAAACTTTCTTTTCTTTGTACCTGTTGGTATTGGTGGAATTTTAGGGATTGCTCTCTTTTCTTTCCCTGTTGAATTTCTCTTGCAGCATTTTCAAGTTCCTGTTTTGTGGGCATTTGCAGGAGCAATCATCGGAACCATTCCTAGCTTGGTCAAGGAATCGACACTAAAAAGCCAACGTGATGCGATTGACTGGGCTTGGTTGATTGGAACCTTTATCATTTCAGGACTTTTCCTTTATAATCTCAATAGTCTAGTTGGAACCCTTCCAGCAAACTTCATAAGCTTTGTATTGGCAGGTGCCTTGATTGCTTTGGGTATTCTAGTACCTGGTCTTAGCCCTTCAAACTTACTCTTGATTTTAGGTATCTACACGCCAATGCTCAATGGTTTCAAGTCACTTGATTTGTTGGGGACCTTCTTGCCAATCGCTATTGGTGGAGCCTTAGCAATGGTCGCATTCTCAAAAGCTATGGATCATGCTTTAAAGGCTTACCATTCACGCGTTTACCACTTCATCATCGGAATTGTTTTATCATCTACCCTCTTGATTTTAATTCCGCAAGCTGGCAATGAAGAAGCTATTTCCTATGCTGGTGCAGGATTTGGTACATGGATTTCTGCTGTAGTTCTCTTCATTTTGGGAACATGGCTAGGACTTTGGATGAGCAAATTAGAGGAAAAGTATAAATAATGGCTAAAAAGGTTAAAATCAAAAAAACCTTGGTGGACCAAATGTTAGACAAGGCTAAGATCGATCATGATAGCCTTGTTTTAAATGCCCTTGAAGGCCAATTGCCACCAGGAATTGAAGAAAAAGATATATACAAAACGCTGGCGTTAACAGGTGATAAGACAGGACCTGTCATTGGTATTGTGCCTATTACTGAGCACCTGTCTGAGAAAAAATTAGCCAAAATTTCTGGTAATAAAAAAGTCAGCATGATCCCACAAAAAGACTTGGAAAAGACAACTGGCTATGTTCACGGTGCCAACAATCCTGTCGGTATTCGTCAAAAGCACAACTTCCCAATCTACATTGACCAATCTGCCCTTGAACTTGGTCACTTGATTGTCTCTGCTGGAGAAATTGGTCGGTCGATCAAAATCGATAGCCAGGTTTTAGCTGATTTTGTAAAAGCTGACTTTGCTGATTTGATTGAAGGGAGAGATTAGACTTGAAAATCTATTTTGTCCGTCATGGAAAGACCGAATGGAATTTGGAAGGCCGTTTCCAAGGCGCTTCTGGAGATTCTGCTCTCTTGCCACAAGCTTTTGAAGAGCTGGAATTGCTAGGAAAACACTTGGCAGACCTGCCTTTTGATGCTATTTATTCTAGTGATTTACAACGTGCAACAATCACTGCTGAACAGATTGCCAAAGCCAATCGATATTGTCAAACCGTCCAGACTAGCCCTCAATTACGGGAATGGAGTTTTGGAAAATTGGAAGGAAGTAAGATGTCGATTTTTCGTGCTATCTATCCCAAGCAAGCACGGGCTCTCAAACATAATCTAGCCCTTTTTAACAATGACCTATTTGAAGCCGAAAGCGTTCGCCAGGTAACTCAACGAATGGTGGACTTTGTCCAATCGCTGAAAGGACAAGACATGGAAACAGTCCTCATAGTCAGTCATGGTGCCTTTCTAACCGCTTCTATCCATCGCCTGCTTGGTTTTCCACCAGCCCAACTACGTCACCGAGGTGGTTTGGATAATGCTTCCATTTCCATTTTGGAAACGAAAGACTTTGAACTCTTTACCGAACTGGCTTGGAATGATACCAGCTACAAATCTCACTAAGAAAGCAGTTTCTTGCTTTCTTTTTTGCTGATTTTTTGCCTATTCTATGATAGAATAGAAAGAACAGACTTTGGAGGAATGAAATTTTTATGTCAACTGAACATTTTGAAGAATTAAATGACCAACAGATTGTCCGTCGTGAAAAAATGACGGCTCTTGCTGAACAGGGCATTGACCCATTTGGAAAACGTTTTGAGCGTTCTACCAACTCAGCTGAATTGAAGGCCCAGTACGAAGACAAATCAAAAGAAGACTTAGAAGAATTGGGCCAAACAGCTATCATCGCAGGTCGTATCATGACCAAGCGTGGTAAGGGTAAAGCGGGTTTTGCTCACATTCAAGACCGCGAAGGCCAGATTCAAATCTACGTTCGTAAGGATGATGTTGGCGAAGAAAATTATGAAATCTTCAAAAAAGCAGACCTTGGTGACTTTATCGGTGTCGAGGGAGATGTCTTCAAGACCAACGTTGGTGAGTTGTCTATCCATGCTCGCAAGTTAACTCACCTGTCTAAAGCGCTCCGCCCATTGCCAGAAAAATTCCACGGATTGACAGACATCGAGACCCGCTACCGCAAGCGTTATTTGGACTTGATTACCAACCGTGAGAGCTTTGACCGCTTTGTGACCCGCTCAAAAATCATCTCAGAAATCCGCCGTTACCTTGACGGACTTGGTTTCTTGGAAGTGGAAACACCTGTCCTTCACAACGAAGCTGGTGGTGCTGCAGCTCGTCCATTCATCACCCACCACAATGCCCAAAACATTGATATGGTCCTTCGTATCGCGACAGAACTCCACCTCAAACGCTTGATCGTCGGCGGTATGGAACGCGTTTATGAAATTGGTCGTATCTTCCGTAACGAAGGCATGGATGCGACCCACAACCCTGAGTTCACTTCCATTGAGGTTTACCAAGCCTACGCGGATTACTTGGACATCATGGACTTGACTGAGGGCATTATCCAGCACACTGCCAAGGCTGTTGTCGGCGATGGTCCTGTGACCTATCAAGATACTGTCATTAACATCCACGAGCCTTTCAAGCGAATTCACATGGTTGATGCTATTAAGGAACAAACTGGCGTGGACTTCTGGCAAGAGATGAGCTTCGAGGAAGCTAAAGCCCTTGCAGCTGAACACAAGGTCCCTGTGGAAAAACACCATACAGAAGTTGGTCAAATCATCAACAGCTTCTTTGAAGAATACGTTGAAGCAACTCTTATCCAACCAACCTTTGTCTATGGTCACCCAGTAGCCGTATCTCCACTGGCTAAGAAAAACGATGAAGACCCACGCTTCACAGACCGCTTCGAGCTCTTCATCATGACCAAGGAATATGGAAACGCCTTTACAGAATTGAACGACCCAATCGACCAATTGGAACGCTTTGAAGCCCAAGCCAAAGCTAAAGAACTCGGTGACGACGAAGCGACAGGCGTTGACTACGACTACATCGAAGCCCTCGAATACGGTATGCCACCAACAGGCGGCCTGGGAATCGGTATCGACCGCCTCTGCATGCTCTTGACAGACACCACTACTATTCGGGATGTACTCCTATTTCCTACAATGAAGTAAGCAAGAGTAGCTTGCTAGGTTTGTTTTCACTAGAATGTACCAATCGCTTTCAAATTTCTTGGCGATTGGCTGACAAGGTCTCCCAGA
The nucleotide sequence above comes from Streptococcus sp. 29887. Encoded proteins:
- the ppc gene encoding phosphoenolpyruvate carboxylase; its protein translation is MSIQKLENYNNKETIQEEIAILTTILEEVAAQMMPQETFNKIIELSQLSREDDYQSLIAIIGQLNNEELAVISRYFAVLPLLINISEDVDLAYEINHQNNIDQDYLGKISTTIDMVAKQENAAEILEKLNVVPVLTAHPTQVQRQSMLDLTKHIHELLRRYRDVKMGLLNKTKWEDQLRCYIEIIMQTDMIREKKLKVTNEITNVMEYYNSSFIKAVTKLQGEYKRLAAEKGIELNNPRPITMGMWIGGDRDGNPFVTAETLKLSALTQCQVIMNYYDEQLHKLYRNFSLSTSIVKVSTAVKMLAEKSEDSSVYREHEPYRRAFHYIQMKLANTRDYLVDNKPSDVRYANVTEFKEDLLAIKQSLIDNKANALIKGDFTELLEAVEAFGFYLASIDMRQDSSIHEASVAELLASARIVENYSSLSEEAKCHVLLKQLETDPRILSATHVPKSEQLQKELAIFAAARELKDKLGEEIIKQHIISHSESVSDLLELAVLLKEVGLVDMDKARVQIVPLFETIEDLDNASATMRQYLQLDLAKRWIAGNKYYQEIMLGYSDSNKDGGYLSSGWTLYKAQNELTQIGQEFGVHITFFHGRGGTVGRGGGPSYDAITSQPFGSIKDRLRLTEQGEVIGNKYGNKDAAYYNLEMLVSATLDRMITQMITNPNEIDGYRETMDAIVADSYSIYRDLVFNNPHFYDYFFAASPIREVSSLNIGSRPAARKTITEIGGLRAIPWVFSWSQNRVMLPGWYGVGSSFKRFIDKDPANLAKLQKMYESWPFFRSLLSNVDMVLSKSNMNIAFEYAKMCESEEVRNIFHIILDEWQLTKDVILSIEQNDALLAELPFLKASLDYRMPYFNVLNYIQIELINRLRRGELSKEQENLIHITINGVATGLRNSG
- a CDS encoding aminoacyl-tRNA deacylase → MAKKVKIKKTLVDQMLDKAKIDHDSLVLNALEGQLPPGIEEKDIYKTLALTGDKTGPVIGIVPITEHLSEKKLAKISGNKKVSMIPQKDLEKTTGYVHGANNPVGIRQKHNFPIYIDQSALELGHLIVSAGEIGRSIKIDSQVLADFVKADFADLIEGRD
- a CDS encoding glycoside hydrolase family 25 protein, which encodes MRKKINPMVVIGFFLSFFILISITGVLGNTANKKETVTTQSSTTASSSSKKSGTKPSYHITNALEMKPIIDVSAWQRPSEIDYDTLSQNISGAIVRIQSGSHTKSENTATDKNGLDKSFATHIKEFQARNIPVAVYAYVTGNSIENMKEEARSFYKAANQYNPTFYWLDVEEYTMNDMNAGVEAFRKELETLGAKNIGIYIGTYFMEDHSINVDKFDAIWIPTYGDDSGYYNAAPNTDLDYDLHQYTSRGYVNGFAHHLDLNLITTLKDPNEVYQKLFTTP
- a CDS encoding anti sigma factor C-terminal domain-containing protein, which codes for MNMKTFEIATKKSKKKHLWKTVGLSILGLLLITGATLKTLQILTANNGEKIYQEHELLSQVAYPNIEYSTYYYKATSLFAGAVHADRHKDLAGVPVAFGDYEYHYDWLGTYLNFSQDGPSYKGEIAYDRQTWSKLPLFYNTEKVDTDDFARVPSQELSLVKDMPNQLVEVAITFDKKYSFGDLQTMLPQNLKKNWYWIGTASKENTADFRIDQLFGFQGEAIKVYEPDAELPTEVAAWNPLTPMKKMAEQYNHYLGEYALVTDVKTFLDKFGKTDFSKQEEIDKLEFAGIILTGKAEDFAQLEGKDWIYASSIGASTPNQPYYRLDFE
- a CDS encoding histidine phosphatase family protein; translation: MKIYFVRHGKTEWNLEGRFQGASGDSALLPQAFEELELLGKHLADLPFDAIYSSDLQRATITAEQIAKANRYCQTVQTSPQLREWSFGKLEGSKMSIFRAIYPKQARALKHNLALFNNDLFEAESVRQVTQRMVDFVQSLKGQDMETVLIVSHGAFLTASIHRLLGFPPAQLRHRGGLDNASISILETKDFELFTELAWNDTSYKSH
- a CDS encoding RNA polymerase sigma factor; translation: MSIKLDEYEKEVIGIAEEISYYLQKSGATFADSQDIAQDVLVKILEAELVLPFDKLRAWLYRSAVRAYIDKYRRDKHYHEILQREFFASEKVLVYDQEGYDELYQAVADLPSKYQHVIDLYYFQDMSVKEIAHILGYSQSLVKINLYRGRKLLAKNLKEKGYEYENF
- a CDS encoding DUF368 domain-containing protein; its protein translation is MTAWISRIIKGMIIALGFILPGVSGGVLAAILGIYERLIGFLANIRKDFKENFLFFVPVGIGGILGIALFSFPVEFLLQHFQVPVLWAFAGAIIGTIPSLVKESTLKSQRDAIDWAWLIGTFIISGLFLYNLNSLVGTLPANFISFVLAGALIALGILVPGLSPSNLLLILGIYTPMLNGFKSLDLLGTFLPIAIGGALAMVAFSKAMDHALKAYHSRVYHFIIGIVLSSTLLILIPQAGNEEAISYAGAGFGTWISAVVLFILGTWLGLWMSKLEEKYK
- a CDS encoding DUF4430 domain-containing protein, which encodes MKRIFLIVTFLMTMVLAACQANPVEQAETKITVTLQITKDGKTASQEVQAEQGDSVMDVLEDYHQVEEDNGMVTAIDGVSQNPSTNTYWMYKINNQMADKGAEELKLAAGDKIEFYLETFE
- the thiT gene encoding energy-coupled thiamine transporter ThiT, yielding MFPSKMRVLAEVAIFSAIALVFDKFPLFTMPQGGSVSLVMLPILLLSLRHGWQIGLVTGGIVGTIQLFYGGYFLNIFQVFLDYALSYAGIGLAGLLAPLLTKHKDLRQAALIISLSGLLGGSIRLLATFLSGIIFYADYATPGMPVWLYSFTYNISYILPSTIIACILLILLYKARPNFYTL
- the ftsW gene encoding cell division peptidoglycan polymerase FtsW; translation: MKIDKRQLLNYSILIPYLILSVIGLIIVYSTTSATQIINGRDPFRTVINQSLFWGVSLFAIYTIYRMKLSFLRRKAVIYSVILFEVFLLAISRLFPPINGAHGWIPLPGAGNLQPAEYLKLIIIWYLAHEFAKQQADIRTYDYQALIQGSWIPREFTDWRVVSLLLLAMVATLPDLGNATIVVLIMVIMISVSGIAYRWFLTAVLSIVAVSGFVLGTIFVLGVETVEKIPLFGYIARRFAAFFDPFGNATGAGLQLTHSFYAMSNGGWLGRGLGNSIEKKGYLPEAQTDFVFSIVIEELGFVGASLILALLFFLIIRIIIVGVRARSPFNSMMALGVAGMLLIQTFVNIGGIAGIIPATGVTFPFLSQGGSSLLIISIGIAFVLNIDANEKRKLIEEEIERTIG